Below is a genomic region from Salmo salar chromosome ssa11, Ssal_v3.1, whole genome shotgun sequence.
TACTTTTAGTATATATTGCTCTGTTTTTATTGTTTAGATGATTGTGGATTGCTGGTGCTGAGGTTTGGCAAGTAAGTTCATTCAATATAAGGACATTTACTTTATATTCAATTAGGAGTAAATTGAATGAACCAGCATTGTTTGGCTGTTGATTTGTGACATATTTTGTCCTCATTGCCACATATGTACATATTTCAACAGCTAGCTATGACACGATAAACTAAAATCTAGCATTAATTGCAAACCTTTACCATGCAATCCACAGTTTGGAATTTTTTGTGGTTATATCTTACTTTCTAATACCATTCCATTTTTAAAAGCACTTTTAGTCAGTTTTTTTCTGACtcataaaaaaaatcacattgaAAAAAATGGAATGGAGTGGAGCAGGTCTCTTTTAACTATGGTGTTATGTGTATTACAATTTTGGGTACAAGTCAACGCAGCCCAGCAGCGATCCTGTGTGCCCTTGATGTAGAAGGGTATTCTTTTGGAGATTGTTATGCCACAGTTCTTACAGGAGGGGTCTATAGTGAGACGAGCATTGTGTCTGGCATGTTTCAGCATCCTGTATCCCATCGCTTGAACGGCATTGAAAACACTAAAATATCAAACTTGAAAGCTAAAACAAAGATTTAGGTTGTTTATTGCATATTTTCCTATTGGAGCCAGTACAGAGTAGAAACAGGATGCCAAAGTCTGTCTCTATGTAACATTTTGTACACAACTATTTACCATGGTGCTTAACACATGCCTGCCCTCCAAGTCATGTATGACTGTTTTCTCAATGCAAAACTGAAAGAAAACACCATAGTTAAAATGCTGTTTAGAATATGTGTAGTTGCGGggggaaaaaatacaaaaaaatagttTTGGTTTAGAGATGATTTTGCACAAACCTGAAGACTTAGGCAAGCCACAAAAACATAGCCTTCCCTCTTATCTTAGGCTAACGTTGAAAAGTGGGAGTGGGGAAAAAGGGAGGCAGCAAGTTTTTGTTGAATTGCTGAGTTAAGGTGTTTGACTGTACATTGAGAAAAAGATGAGACAACAGGATAACGGAAGAGCACACTCCTCCTTTTGAGCTGCTATGGAGGAATTCCCAGCAAAGTGTAAAACAAAATGAAAAATGACAAAAACCAATGCTTTTTCTCCTATTGTTTGCTGctatttaaaaaaatttttacatGTAAATGTCAATATACTGCCATGTAATAGGTCTTTAATTTTCTATGAGAAAATTGTTGACATCTTTGTTTTTGTAGTTATGTCATCAGTTTTTACTTAATATGATTTCAGTGCTATTCCAAAAACAGGGAAAAGGAGACAATAGACATGGTTTTTATCAACAATACCTCATACTACAGTCAAGATTTCTttaatctattttttttttttttttttttactagttTGTTCAGTGGCTGATAGTCCTGTTTTAAACTGCTAATGGTAATGCATTGATCATTATCCAAATGGGTCCTGATGTGAGCAAGTAACCCGGATTGTATAACTCTTGAGTGTTAAGCTGTCTCATTGAAAGAGTCTTTATCCCCTTTAGGCTCCTGAAGGCCCtcctattttatatttatataacaTTTGCTTGAGTTAAAGCCCGTAATGAGTTTATTTGAGTTTGTTAAATACCAAGCCATAGAATTACTTTCAAATCATCATGCCGTTATTCCACACAGTTCAGTTCATGCTATTCCAGATATGTTGTCCTCCAAGAAGCATAGCATATTTATGTGTCAACTGCACAATAAATGGTAAATAGATTTAAATCTTGTAACACTGcagtttttttcttaactgaacCGCTACTGGTACATtgaagccaaaataatgggctaCTGATATTGTTGGCACACTTCCATTTGACCCAGACATCCTTCAATCAGAGTTAATGAGTGTGAGAGCCAACAGTGGTTCACTTAGCCATAGACATGATGCTGCTATATGTTCTGGTTGTAGATGTGAGGTAGGCCTAGTTGTTGCCTAGTATTTGACAAATGATGTTGCTGCAAGCTGCTCAAATTTCTACTCGCTAACACAGGACCCAGGATGGAATTATTGTTTTTCTATCTAGTGTAAGGAATACTTGTTACCTCAAAAAATGgagagtaaaaataaatgttggtgCCCCTGTGATCAACTAAAGCATATTTTTGTCATATTAAAAAATTGTTGTTAGTAAAAacaatctttgtccaaacattaaCAGAATGTGCTacagtgacccccccccccccaaaaaaaaagctaAATGGTCAGCTTTTTACCATTGCTTCTATTGTTAATGATGGTCGGGTAGGTCGCCCCTCTTACTGAACTGTTTCAGGATCTGTGTTCATTGCAATGAGTCAAAGGTCATCTGGGGTCCATGAAAATAAAGCAAAGATTCTGAAATGTCTGTTTTGTGTAACAGTTGCTGGTCTGAAATGCACAACCGTTTACTTGCAGATCCATTCTATAAACATGATTTGAACATCAAAGTAAACCAGAATTAAAAGTGGATTAAATACATCCTGTTTTGTCTTTTCTTGATGGGAAAACAAAAAAGAATGTTCATGTCTTTTACAATGTCACATGATACATATTTCTTTCTAAAACAAAGTTATTGTATTCCATAATCACACCTCAGTTATGATCAGTAATCACCCATTTTGAATAGGAAGTTATAGATTACTGACAGTGACTGAATAGTTTTACAAAAAAAGCAACATTGATATACATAATGATATTTTTCCAAAATCTAAAGTAGAAATGCTTTGTGGGACTAATGATTACCCATGCTATTGGTTAAAGCATGAGTGCGTGACAGTACTCATTGATTTATTATGCATGGAATTCCTTTGATCAGGGTTTTCTGTAAAGAAAAAGGTGTGAAATCCTAATCCTTTCCCACAGCCCTGCAATCGTGAGCTGGACAAACAGTGGATAAAGGGTTTCAGCACATAAGACAATGCGGCACCAAATTCCTGCTGGCACACagacatctctcgctctctctgaacATCATGCATCTTATAGCATTTGTAAACTAAAGGATTAATTAAACTGCAGCCATATTGCTCAGTATTTAACAAGCACCAAAACAACTATCATAAAATGCCTAATCTAACCCTGGGTTATAACTGTTTTACTAATGATTTAttaaccctagccttaacacTAGCCCTAGCTTTAACCTGTTGATCTTATTGTAAACTTTTTACATCCATatctgaccaatcagatcagctctttggCCAATTATCAGCACTGCATTTTATCACTGGGGAAATTTTCGTACGCATCACTGCATTTTGTATAGGCTGGGAGTCCCTGACTACAAGAAGGGCCCAGCACTGGCTACTTTTTGTATATAAAGTTGTTCTTCAGAGACTCTGCAACAACCTCAGCTCACGTATTAACTGGAGATCCAGCAATTTTCAGACCCGCTCCCTGGACTGGCTTGTTCTGGAGGTCCCGCGGGTACCCTTCAGGCCACCTTAAAATTAGACTTGCTTGTCTCCATTGGACAGTTTAGATTGCGTTTTAGGGAGGTGATATGTGAGAGTTGTGATTGTTTTGATTAATCTTGTAATATTTATTGTATTGATATTATTTATTGTATGTTCatgttttgtatttattaaggatccccattggctgctacttttcctggggtccagcaacattaaggcagttatatgcAATttcaaatattacattttaataacacttttcacaacatgTTCACAGGGCTCCCTTGcaaatgagaccctggtctcattGGTGACCCACCTTGTATAAATAagtaatttacagatagccaggggcacactccaacactcagacataatttgcaagataagcatttgtgtttagtgagtctgccagatcacagGCAGTAGGGAAGTCtagggatgttatcttgataggtgtgtgaattggaccattttcctgtcaaaatgtaatgagtacttttaggtgtcagggaaaactacttaagtagttctttaaagtatttttacttaagtgtaAAAGCAACTGATTGTTGGGTACTGTAGGTCACAATAAAATGTCAAAGGCTTTCAGATGGGCCAGAGTAAAGAAAAGATGGTACACACTGGTCTAAGGCCCTGGGAATTTGTGAAGGAACTCTGGAGTATTTCACATAAAGGTTCGCATTAATACGGTGTCCTCAGCCTCTGACATCTTAGCACTTGCGGTTTCAGAGGAAGGATCCACATTGCTCCCCAAGTGCCATCAAAGGGTACAGGGATTGACTCATCAGGACATGCTACCTCAGTGTGGTATCCTTTCAACATTTTTACCCATGTCTGTAGCTGTGATGCAGTGCAGACCTTCATAACTGAGAATTAGGCATTTCTCACTCATGCCATGAGCAGCTTGTGACATCATGCATCAAGGTCTTTTAAAAAGGTATGAAATCTCCTGACTTTCACCGTGATACATATCAACATTAAAATATTAAATTGAGTAGCTGATTCTTGGTGCCAAGATTAATCGTAACTGAATGTTCAAAAAACAAAAGCATGAAAATATATACTGGCATTCTTCAGACATACTGCATAATGGGCTAGACAGCTGTTAAAACTGAGCTCAGATAGCCTATAGCCATCTGCCTCCAGGACTGGAATGGGGGGGGGCATATGAGGCACCCAGGCAGGGTAAAACTCTATGCCACCATTTAGTTTGGGGCTTTTTCCCCTCGAAATGCCTGGCGGTTGCATTTGTCACGTCTTCTTTTCATGTCACCACTCGCCACCTGCTCCAGAAATTCCAGAACATTCTCTAAACCCTCCAGTGCCCCCatatccctctctgcctcctcccttTCCTTGGCCCCATCCACTCTGCTTGCCCAACACAGGGAATCAAAGAAACAGTGCTGCTACAGCTTTCATTCACTGgcataccccctctctccctctgttctttttttgcattggactcaaacacacacaagtaACTACGAATCAGGTCAGACCGCACAAAGATGAGCAGCGCACTGGCAATTCCTTCTTCCCTCCAGCTCATTTGGGATTTATCTGTCCCCCTCAGAAGGTGCCTCGGGGCAGTGTTCACCTGCTGCTGCACAGTGCATCAACCAGCTGCCACTGGCCCCCACCTGGTTTTGTCTATCTGAATTTTTATCCTTACAGCGAATAGAAAGGGGGTACCACGAACAAAAACAAGCGCTCCGCAGCCCCTGCCATCGCTGGTGCCTCTTGATACCATTGTTACAGCCAGAGGCCAATGCCACACATGACCCAGGAGAAGGGGCCGAACATTAACTGACTGCTAACCACCAGTGAAATGAGGCTGAAAGGCCCAGTGGTGGAATTTCATGGGGATGGAGTTGGTTAAACAAAACCAACAGACAGTGATTGCTTTGTGCCTCTGGCAGGTGAatcaaccctcctgtcatactgTAAAGTCATTTTACAAAAAAAGTGGCTTAGAAACACATACCTCAGTTTGTATTGCATAGTAAAGAATTGTGGTTTTGATCACTTATTTCATACAATTGTGAGTTTAATTAATGCGTGTAAACGAATACACCATAGCTGATGGAGGAGATCCATCTCCATACTCTTATACATTTTCTCAGCCTGAGGAGCTCACTAAAACATGGGTGTGATATTTTTCATTGACCACACAGTGGGGATGTTGAAGTTTATGGCTATCCATATGACTTCCTACTACTTGATAATTTCAACCACTGAAATGATGTATCTCCTTGTGACCATTTATATTTTAGCAAGTGCGAATAGAAAAGGAAACAAATGTATTGGGATATtctaacatacatacatacttcaCAAGTATTTGAAATAAAtagctttttattattatttcacaTCAACCAGTAGTTTAGGCAATCACTCATTCTCAACCAGGTCACCCAAAATTGACCTACACTATTAGAAAAAGTGTTCATAAGGATTCTGTATAGAACTTTTTGGggtgagatagatatatatatatataaagcaaGAGATATAATCCTTATTGGTTCCATTTGGAACCTTGTTTTTCAAAGTGtagatttttattttaaatattcACTCCCTTTATCTAGGATCATTAGAATTACAAAATAATTGCTGCAACTCAGCTCTCTCTTGCCACCCAGACAAAGCACTAAACATCAAGGACTATAGAACCCCAGTTAGGCCTATGTAGCACTTCCAGTTAACTTTGTGTTCTCAGTGGCACTCCATATTTCAAAACTTGACTGATGCCCCACCAATTAACATTCTAACCTTTGTCATTCGAAAACACCAATTCTTCATAGTACCAACTGATAGCATACTTTATGCTCCACCATTAAAAGTCAGTTAACTACACTACAGATCAACTCAGGACCTCCTGTTTACATAAGGGCAGGCCCACCTGcaggttcctcctcctcctcaactctTCTCCTATCTTGTCTTCAAAGCCACAATGCTTCACAGGAAAGGTTGCATTCAAGGAACCCCCTTCAGATGCTCAAGCCGTGGGCTTTACAGTTGCCAGTTCCCTTCAGAAGGATATTCCTCCAGACCCTCCAGACTTCACATAATCACTGAAGTCCGTTGGCACATTTAACAGAGAGCAGACCTAAAGGTGAAAGAGATTAAGAGGAGCTAAAGACCAGTACCTAGTTTTTCAGTAGACATTAGTTTAGACATCAAAATAAGAGCATGAAAAACACTGCTAACCAGTGGTCAGTTTAGGTCATGGATAATCTAAAGGCCATGAACCTTTACAATGAAAAACGTTTGAGTCAACCATTTGTTTGTTTCTGAGAGCTTATTCACACAATTGACTTGTGGTTTGAGTGACATAGTCCTACCTGTCTAAACTTGGCCCGAACCTTCTCCATGTCTTCCTGGAGATGTTCATATTGAGGCTCTTCATGGGGGAACTTCTGAATCAACCCAAGAAGAGATTCCAAAACTTTCAGCCTTTTTCTGAAACATAAAATAGAAAACTGAAGATCATATTATTTGCATGTAAGTCAACAGGAACAAGTGACCAATGATTAGATGAGCTATAGGCATTTTATTACTGCAGATGAGAGGTCAAACCTGGCTTTCATGTCTGTGTTGTTTTGGAGAAGGCATTTCCAAGTGATTCCAAATCCATAATAGAAGGAAACCTATAAAAAGAGGTGAGTGTAGTTTAGAAAGTTATCTGTAGTTGGGGAGAAATTAGTTGTAAAACACAAATCCCACTTATTTAACGAAGCTGTTTTCACAAACCAGTAAGCCTATACATGTAATGTGCGTGTAACAAAATCATATGTATGACTTTAGCTGAGTAACAAAGCAGCTGCTGTAACAACACTGGCTTGCCATGCCTGCCCTGGGGTTTTGACTAGCTATTAAAAAGTGCCTAGTCAGCCTCCCGAGTGGTGGAGTGGTCTAAGGCACATTTGTTTGTTTCTAAGAGCTTATTCACACAATTGACTTGTGGTTTGAGTGAGATAGTCCTACCTGTCTAAACTTGGCCCAAACCTTCTCCATGTCTTCCACATTTTTGCGCATCAAGTTCAAATCATCTTAAGTGATTTTGTTGAACTTCATAATACATTTTAGATACTTTTggatgatttgaacatgatgtGCGAAAAATAACTCACGTTAGCACGTGGAAAGTGACAgcgaaactaaaccaaagcattgattgctgtcataccttatccatagactgcttactacagggtaaggaaactaaTATGTAATTTGGGTAAACTATCCCCTTAATAACTAGTTTTGACTAGATGGTTTCCAGTTTGTCAGAATTGACTTTTTGTAGCATGTTAGAACTTACGCagtaggttaggataattaacgtagcatgTTAGGATAAttcggttaaggttaggaaaatcaTTAGGTTTCGctcaaatgcaaaaaaaatatctaCTTTTGACGTCAATTTAGACATGACCCTGGATAAGTGATGCTCAACTTGCCTCCATTGAAAGCTTGGCACCATGTGATGCCCCATGTTTCCGACCATCAACCATTCCTTGTCGGGTGCCTTCATCGAACCCCTCCCGGTATCCCTCTACATGGAACCTGAAATCATATAAAACTCATACGGTCATCACGGAACATTGCTACAACTCTAGCTAACTATACACAGAAAAGCGTCATGCTAGAGCAAGGCAGTATTTAGCCTACCTGTCGTCCGCCATGAGAATACAGTCAAATAAATCTTCACTTTTGTGGGCCATTTTCGAAGAGTATTAAAAGAGTATCGCCTATTAAAAATATTACTTGGGTATCTAGCCTAGCCAACAGCCCTCGCTTCCGCAAACATTAGTTTGTGGCTACAGCATTGCTTTGGAAAGCCCAACAGTTAGTTCGCGCATCACTGCCATCTACTGTGTTGGAGTTTGTTCTTCGATGAGGTATAACGGCGGTTGGCATTCAATGTtaatggtgcattaccgccaccagctGGACGGGGTATTAAATAAAAAACGAAAAAATATATTCCTGAAAAGGCTTAAAACGATATCATACAAAATatctaaaaataaataaataaatcaaatcataCTTCTTCAATCACAGTCCACTCCAAAATGCATCCCTACACCGGCTCAGGGGCCTGTGATAGGGCTACGTTCACCGACAGGAACATTCAGCGGCATTCACAATGATTCCAATTTTCTTAGACTTCTTCTCCGCTTGTGTTGTACAGTTTATGACCATTGCAATAAATAATACAAAGTCCACCTTTTTAACATGTAGCATTTCACTATCTCTCGGTTGATGAGAAACATTCACAGGTATTGGTGGCTCTCCTACCATTGCCCCGCCACTAGTTCCTTCCCATTTTCTCACAGCCTCCAGATAGGTGACTCGCTTGACACTCCTTCACCAGAGCACTCCAAGAATTCAGGTGCATGTTCACAGCCACAGGTGCAGCATTTCCCTTCATCTGGCATACAATATTATTCCCTTCTGCATGCACTTGACACATTACCAAATATTTTACATGTATGACACTGAAGGGGCTTGTGCACAAAAGCTTTTACAGGGTATCTCATGAAACCGAATTTTGTATGAGAAGGGAGAGACTCAGTAGCATGGATGAAGTGAACTTATTTTCTCCATCCACCATACAAGTCAATCGACTTGCACAAACCACTCCATCGATGCATTCAGTTATATCCTCTGCCTTTATTTTGCACCTTCTTGCACCACCCCAGAAATAACCCCCCTGAAAGGCGCCCTGCTACGCCACTGTAACCCACTCAATCTTCACTCAACTCACTAGCAGTTTCAAACAAAACCTCAGTTTCCGCCATCTTCCGTCAACCCAATCTAATCCAATCAAGCTGGAGTTTGTTGGAGCCGAGGTTCCAGTTATAAGCAGTAAAGAGATGCTAGTGCTGAAAATAAACATTACATTTTGCGCTACGTTGTCACTTCTCGCAATGAACATGATGATTTACACCATGGACAGTGCCACGTAATAACAGCCGATGAATGCATCTCAATGATTGTAGTGCTCTAGCAGCACCAAGTgcaagcagtggtgtaaagtactaagttaaaatactttaaaggattacttaagtagtgttttggggtatctgtactttacattatt
It encodes:
- the lto1 gene encoding protein LTO1 homolog (The RefSeq protein has 1 substitution compared to this genomic sequence), which translates into the protein MAHKSEDLFDCILMADDRFHVEGYWEGFDEGTRQGMVDGRKHGASHGAKLSMEVSFYYGFGITWKCLLQNNTDMKARKRLKVLESLLGLIQKFPHEEPQYEHLQEDMEKVRAKFRQVCSLLNVPTDFSDYVKSGGSGGISF